Below is a window of Roseofilum reptotaenium CS-1145 DNA.
TCTAGGGTATACCCTGGAGTCAATTCGATGACGATACGGGTGGTGTTCCGTTCAAATTGCCCGGTTCTAACTTGTTTAATCCCTGGAGTCGATACAAATTGAGAACGAATTTGATTACCTAAAGTGGTTCCCGGCAAATCAATCACTAAACGGGTGGGATTAAAAATCAGTTGAGCCGTGGGTTGAACTCGCCCATTGGTGGCAAATTCCAGACGATTGTTTCTGGCATCAAACCGCCAATATTGTAAACTGGCTGCTTGGACTGGAGCTGACCACAGCCAGAGTCCTAAAAGGCTAGGAAATAACCAACGCAGTTTCACAGATGGGCCTTTAGAGTGACTAAATTTCATGACGGTTGATGACGGTTGATTGGGAGGAGTGTATAAGTAACAGTCCGGTCACGAGTATATTACAAGTGCTGACTGATTCAACAAAAGGGATGGGGGCCAATCCTGGTTAAGATCGCGATCGCGATCTGACCAGATGATTGCACCCCCATAATCTTTTATTCAATGCTGATTTTAATGCCAATCGGTGGCGATCGCTTCACTGGGTCGTTTCGGATTCGGCGATCGCTGCGGGTTCTTTGCTCGGTTCCCCACTTGATGCTTCAGAGGCCTCTGACTGTTGAAAAGCAACTCTCAATAAGGGTGGGGCAACAAAAGTGGTCAGGATGACCATCACAATAATAGCTGCATCCAAGGATTCGGGTAGAACACCACTGGCCGATCCAACTCCAGCAAAGACTAATCCCACTTCTCCCCGTGGAATCATACCTACACCAACGGCGATCCGATTTACAGGTTCACCACCGAATAGGGTAAAGCCACTGACGACTTTACCAACGATCGCCACAACCACTAGAAAACTGGCAATAATCAGACCTTCGCGGTTACTGGGAACCGCAGGGTTAAGAACAGACAGATCGGTTTTGGCTCCAACGGTGACAAAGAAAATAGGAACGAGCATAAATCCAATCGGTTCGACTAATTCTTCGAGTTCTCGATGTTTTTCCGTCTCTCCTAGAATTAAACCGGCTGTAAAGGCTCCTAAAATGGCTTCGAGTTGAATGACTGCACCGATATAGGCAAAAATAAAGGCGATAATTAATCCACCGATTAATAGGGTTCCCGGAGTAGTGAGTTTATTGATCAAACCCATAAAGTAGGGCATGACAAGGCGACCCAAGATAATCGAACCAATCAAGAACGCGGCAGCACTGAGTACCAGATAAATAATGCTGGAAACTTCTACTTCACCTTTTTCCGCTAAAGAGGCGACGATCGCTAGAATAATAATGCCGAGGATATCATCTAATACGGCTGCACCAATAATGATTTGTCCTTCTTTGTCATTCAGACGTTTGATTTCTGCCAAGACTTTAGCCGTAATTCCAATACTGGTGGCGGTTAAAGCTGCACCAGCAAAAATGGCAGGAATACTCGGCACATGGAAAAGATAAATCAGTCCCAATGTACCCGCTAAAAATGGGACAACGACTCCCGTGACTGCCACTAATGCTGATTGGACTCCGGCATCAATCAGTTGTTTTAAGTCAGATTCTAAACCGATTTGAAACAGGAGAAAAATAACCCCTAATTCTGATAAAACGGAGATCACTTCACTTTGAGCGAGAAAAACACCGTTAGCTCCTTCCGGGGTCAAACCGGCTGTTTGTTCCAGCAAGGTAATAATTAGAGATCCCTCTGCACCTGCCCCGCCTTCTGGAAAGACCAACAATTTGAGGACAGAAACCCCAATAACGACCCCTCCCAAGAGTTCTCCAAGGACGGGAGGTAAGTCCAGGCGGGCGCATAACTCACTACCAATTTTACTGGCTAGATAAATAGTAACAAGGCTCAGAAGAACTCCAGCTAAGACGAGGGTAGCGCTGGGGGCTTCAGCTTCAGTTGCTGTCGCTAACAAGGGGGTGAGACTGGTTGGGGTGTGAGAAAACACCCAAGGGAATATTTCAACCATTATATTATTTAACTGATCGATGTCTACTGTACAGGTTCTTTACAAATGTAAAGCAAATCTGAAGAAAAGCGAAAGTAAGAGTTTCACATGATTGTGATTAGAATACGCGATGGCTTAAACTGGGCATCTGTTGACGCACTTGTTGTAAACGGTTCGGATTGATTTCGGCGATCGCCACTCCAGGTTCTTCTCCAGCATCGGCGAGAATAATCCCCCAAGGGTCAATAATCATAGCGTGACCGTGGGTTTTGCGGCGAGCATAATGGCAGCCGGTTTGGGCTGGTGCGATACAATAACAGGTGTTTTCAATCGCTCTGGCTTGCAATAAAACTTGCCAATGGTCTTTTCCGGTATAAGCGGTAAAAGCAGCCGGAACAAACAAAACCTCAGCGCCTTGCTCAGACAAAGAGCGATATAATTCTGGAAAGCGCACATCATAACAGACGGACAATCCTAAGTAACCGAACTCCTCAGACTTGTAGATAGGAGACACTTCAGTTCCTGCTTCCACCGTTAAGGATTCCTGGTAGGTATTTCCATCAGGCACATTGACATCAAACAAGTGGACTTTATAATATCGGGCGACTTCTTCTCCATTAGCATTAATCAGCAGAGCTGTATTATGAACTTTATCACTGCTCACTGGGATAGGAAATCCACCCCCTAGGAGAGTCACTTGGAAGCGTTGGGCCATTGTTTTGAGAAATTTCTCAGTTTGCCTAGCAATAGAGTCCGCTTGGGCAATTTTTTCTGCTTCTATGCCCAAGAAGGGGAAGTTTTCTGGTAGGGCGATCAGTTCTGCCCCTTGACGTTTGGCTAAATCAATGAGGTCTTCCGCTTCAGCGAGGTTTTTCTCCAGATCGGGGACACTGGTCATCTGGATAGCGGCTGCTCGATAGGGTTTCATGGTCTGAACTGGATGTGAGGAATAAACTATCTAGGATACCTGTTAGATGGGCATTAGGGGAATAGGGAAAAGGCAATAGACAATGAGGAGAGACTCCAGATACTCCAGATATAGATATATAGAGATCGTAGAGAGAATAAGTTACTCCCAACTCCCAACTCCAGAGTGCTGACTCCTTACGGAACAGCGAAGAGCTAAGTTGTAGTTACTCGTGCTATTGAGATGCAAGTGCCAATATTGCTTAAGTATTATGACGGATCAATTTAAAATGAATTCAGACTGGTCCCCTCCAGGTTACCCCTTAGACATAGAACTGCTCGAAGCTCTATTGTTGAATCAGGAACGAGTTTACCCGTGGAATCACTCAATCTTGGAGGACGAGGTTTATTTCTCCGAAATCGAGAATTTGATGGAAATACACACTTCAGAGATGGTGGCTGATTTGGATGAAGGGTGTCACGAATTTTATCAAACGTTGGATAAGGTATGGGAGTCATTACAACCCGTAGCAGCGAATCGTTTAAACTCTCAATTACAAGGGAAATTTAGCCAAATAGTTCCCCAGTCTCTACTGGAAACGATTGCAGGTAAGGCAGAGGAATTAACTACGTCTTCAGCATCCATGGCCGATCAGTTAATTCACTGTGTCCAAGATAGCTTATCCCAGTGGGATATTGAAGATCTATTGGTCTTAGCTCGTCCCTTTGCCTATGCCATGCGAGGAGGAGAAGAAAAAACGGCTTTAGACCGAGTGGTACAAAAAGCAAGTACCCTAGATTGGGAATCGTGTTCAGAGTTAGACAGAGCAAGATTAACTTTAGCGGTGGCTCGTTATGCGATCGCCTATCGAGATCAACCGATAGATCCAGTTTAGATGAGGGGATCTACTCTTTAATTCGAGTCGCAAAATTTTGTGATCGCGTGGGAGAAAGGGCACGGGCTTTCAAAATAGCGGCAGCTAGAAAGGCATAAGATAGTACACCAATGGCCGCTAAACAGATCAACCCAGCGAATAGAGACACTTGGGAGGCGACAAAAGTTCCCGTCGTATTCCAAAGTCCATGTAATAAGGCAGCACTCCCATAGCCAATGGCTAGGATCTGCCATCGCTGCTTGGGTTTCAGGACACTCAGGCCGATAAAATAGCCTAAATAGCCGCTATAGGCTAAATGTCCAGACACCGATCCCAAAATGCGAGGAATTAATAATTGTAGTCCAGCAAGTTGTCCCATATCGCCTCCAGAAATGGCGGCAATACTTTGAATTTGGGAGGGCACATACAAGCCTAGGGTTTCAATTAAGGTGAAACCAACGGCAGAAGCGGTACCAATTAAGATGCCATCCAGGGGTTCTCGTACTCCCCAGGTTTGGTGAGTAGAGACAAAGCGGAATTTACCCCAAAAGAGAACGAGGAAGATGGGAAGAGCTTTGATCAACTCTTCTAACAGCCCTGTCCCTAGGGTTTGACGGGCTAATGTGGGTAACAATTGGTCTCCAGTTGCCCATCCTGCCAGGCCTTGGTAGAAGAAGGGAGCAAGGAGTTGCACGAGAGGAATAGCCAGTAGGAGTGTCCAGAGGGCCGATCCGAGGAGCAGCCACCAGGGTTTATGTTTACCGCAGAGTTGATAAATATAAGTATAAGCGATCGCTGCTAAATAGGCTCCTAAAACCAGATTAAACAGTTCGGGAATCCTGAGGAAAAAGAGTAACACCGCCACTAGAGCGGTTAAACTTGCAGGGATGAGATAGGCTTTACGGGCTAATTCTTGTCCAGTGGAGAAGATGGGAAACAGTTGGGTGAGGGTAACTGACTGAGTAGCGGCGGGTTGAGAAATACTAGAATTAGAGACTAAGGTAGGTGTTGGGACAGCGTTTCGAGAGCGCAATTCAACTTCAAATACTGGCCCCTTAAGACCGAGCATAATGCGATCGCCATTCTTTAAGCAGTGACATCCCCTTAACAGACTTTGGTTAACATAGGTTCCGTTAGCACTGCCCAGATCGCAAACTTCCCAATGGTTGTCTATTTGAGAATACCGAATCACCGCATGTTTGCGGGAGACGATCGTATATTGGTGGGCATCCAGGGCAATTTGGCAACTGGGATCGCGCCCAATGATCATCTCTTCAGTTTCCCATAGGGGATATCGGGGATTAGACTGGGTTCTTCCTAATCCCCGAATCAGTTTTAAGAATCCTTGAGGCTCAGTCCCACTCATACAGCGCTAGGCGCTAGGCAATAGGCAACAGGGAGTAGAGGCAAAGAATTTTTCGCCCCTACTTGTAATCAATAACAGAGCAAACGTCCGTAAATTTAGCATCAGTTTACCGAAATAGAACAGTTACTGGTTGTTGTTTGCATCCTGAACAGCCGCAAAAAAAGACCAGCCCGTGACTGGGATACTGATAGCTAAGATAATACGGGTCGTGGAAACTCCCAGATCGGGTGTGCCGGAAGAGAGTTCAAAGATACAGCCAGTGGCGGCGATCGCCGCAATACAGCACAGGGCTAAGAGTAAGCCACTTTTGGGAGTTAAAGCCATGGGTTATTTCTAGGAGTAAGGTTTAACGTCTTGACTGGAAAAACCAAATTTTTGCAGTTCTTCATTGAGAGCGATCGCATTTTCGATGCGGTCTACAAACATCACTCCCTGGAGATGATCGAGTTCATGCTGAATAGCACGGGAGAGGAGTCCGTCAGCTTGGAGGGTTTTGGGCCGGCCATATTCGTCTTTATAGCTGACTTGAATTACATCCGGTCGCTGGAGATCCATGTAGACCCCTGGAACACTCAGACATCCTTCTTGATAGGTACAGAGTTCGCGACCGTAGGATTTAATGGTGGGATTGATTAAGATTAAGGGAATATTGGCTGCCTCTTCCGGATCGCAGTCGATCACCACCAGTTGTTTGCCGATCGCTACTTGGGGAGCTGCCAGGCCGATCCCATCCGAACTATACATGGTTTGTAACATTTCTTTAGCCAGTTGGCGAATGCTCTCATCCACTTTCGAGATCCGCTTGGCATTCGTCCGCAGGACGCGATCGCCTAGGGTATGGATATTCAGTGGGGGGTGATCGAGTTTTTTCTTTTCTACCAGAACACTAGAACTCATAAGGTCTGTATCTTAAACAAGCTAAAGGTCGTGAATCATCTGATCTATTGTAACCAACTCCGGTATTGACTTAGATTTAGGGGCGATCGCTTGATGACAAGGGAAAGGTTTGCTTAAATTCTTCAATTAGGTCATCCATCTCTTCCAAGGCTTGATTGACATCTAACCGGAGACTACCTAGATTCGGTTGTTCGAGTAACTGTACGAGGGCTTCTCGCTTGCTCTCTAGGATAGTGACTTTTTCTTGAATAGTGGATAGATCCATTGTTTCTTTAATTCAGATAGGACTTCTCTATAGCTTAACAAAACTTGATACTTTCTCCCCACTCTACCCATAGATCAACCAGCTATTACCCAGAAGCGCTATATACTAGAAATCAGTGACATTGTGGGAGTAAATCTGGGCAGATGGTCAAATTTCAGATCCAGCCAGAGAGTGAAATTCCGGCTTCTAATCAGTTATTTAATCAATTACGATTTGCGATCGCCTCTGGTCAATACCCTCCTGGCTCTCAATTGCCGAGTACCCGTGCCTTAGCCATGCAAACCGGTTTGCATCGCAATACCATTAGCAAGGTCTATCGCCAATTAGAAGACACCGGGCTAGTTGAAGCCCAAGCTGGTTCGGGAATTTATGTGCGGCAGCAAGGGAAAGGACTGTTTACAAAGTATAAATCTGAACTGCTCCAAACCTATCCCCAAGCTCAATCCATTGTCCAAAATAGCGTCAATCAATTAATTCAAGAAGGCTGCTCTCTCCACGAAGCACGAGAATTATTTTTAGCAGAAGTTGATTGGCGTTTGCGTTGTAGTGCGCGGGTTTTAGTCACGGCTCCCACCAATGATATTGGCGTAGGGCAACTGATGATGGAAGAATTACAAGCAGCTCTGCATATTCCTGTACAGTTAGTTCCTTTAGAAGAATTAGACGATCTCTTGAATCATACGCGATCGGCGACCGTTGTCACCAGTCGCTATTTTTTTGGCGATGCAGAAAACATTGCTGCACCCAAATCAGCGCGGGTAGTTCCTGTAGAAATCTATGATTATGCCCCCGAAGTTGAATTAGTGAAAGGACTACCTAAAGGCACATATTTTGGAGTAGTCAGTCTCTCCCATGGAATTTTACGCGCTGTTGAAGTGATTATTCATAGTTTGCGCGGTGAGGATGTGTTGGTGATGACCGCTCATCGAGACGATCGCTATAAACTTAATGCTATGGTGAGGACGGTTCAGTATGTAGTCAGTGACGTTGCCAGTTATGACGCAGTTAAAGCTGCCCTCCAAGAAGCCAGAGAAGATATTATTCGCCCTCCTCGATTAATTCAAACCCAGAGCTATATCGATCAGTCTTCGATTAACCGCCTGAAGCGAGAACTGGGATTAGACTAATCCGTGAGCTGAAGGCTGGGCTAATAAATTGGCGATCGCTTGTGCTGTCATCGGTTTAGAGTAGAAGTAACCTTGACCATATTCACACCCGAATTGTTGCAGAAGTTTGTGCTGTTCAATCTTTTCAATCCCTTCAGCCACAATATCCATCCCTAAATTATGACCTAAATTAATCACGGCTTTAATAATTTCTCGATAGTGAGATGAAGCTTTGGAATCTAGATTATTGAGAAAACTGCGGTCAATTTTTAGGGTATGAACGGGGAAACGATACAGATAGCTTAAAGAAGAATAACCCGTACCAAAATCATCAATACAGAGTTGAATCTGACGGGCTTTCAGTTGTTGAAAAATTAGATTAGCCACTTTAGAATTATCAATGATAGCGCTTTCCGTAATTTCTAGTTTGAGAAATTTGCCTTCAATCTGGGTTACCTCTAGAATGCGATCGATTTGTTCGATTAGATCGGGTTGGGCAAACTGTTTGACAGACAGATTGACATTCATCGTCAGTGGAGAGCGATCGGGGAATTGGATATTCCAAAGGTGCAATTGCTGACAGGCCTGTT
It encodes the following:
- a CDS encoding cation:proton antiporter, with the protein product MVEIFPWVFSHTPTSLTPLLATATEAEAPSATLVLAGVLLSLVTIYLASKIGSELCARLDLPPVLGELLGGVVIGVSVLKLLVFPEGGAGAEGSLIITLLEQTAGLTPEGANGVFLAQSEVISVLSELGVIFLLFQIGLESDLKQLIDAGVQSALVAVTGVVVPFLAGTLGLIYLFHVPSIPAIFAGAALTATSIGITAKVLAEIKRLNDKEGQIIIGAAVLDDILGIIILAIVASLAEKGEVEVSSIIYLVLSAAAFLIGSIILGRLVMPYFMGLINKLTTPGTLLIGGLIIAFIFAYIGAVIQLEAILGAFTAGLILGETEKHRELEELVEPIGFMLVPIFFVTVGAKTDLSVLNPAVPSNREGLIIASFLVVVAIVGKVVSGFTLFGGEPVNRIAVGVGMIPRGEVGLVFAGVGSASGVLPESLDAAIIVMVILTTFVAPPLLRVAFQQSEASEASSGEPSKEPAAIAESETTQ
- a CDS encoding carbon-nitrogen hydrolase family protein, whose product is MKPYRAAAIQMTSVPDLEKNLAEAEDLIDLAKRQGAELIALPENFPFLGIEAEKIAQADSIARQTEKFLKTMAQRFQVTLLGGGFPIPVSSDKVHNTALLINANGEEVARYYKVHLFDVNVPDGNTYQESLTVEAGTEVSPIYKSEEFGYLGLSVCYDVRFPELYRSLSEQGAEVLFVPAAFTAYTGKDHWQVLLQARAIENTCYCIAPAQTGCHYARRKTHGHAMIIDPWGIILADAGEEPGVAIAEINPNRLQQVRQQMPSLSHRVF
- a CDS encoding PrsW family glutamic-type intramembrane protease, with protein sequence MSGTEPQGFLKLIRGLGRTQSNPRYPLWETEEMIIGRDPSCQIALDAHQYTIVSRKHAVIRYSQIDNHWEVCDLGSANGTYVNQSLLRGCHCLKNGDRIMLGLKGPVFEVELRSRNAVPTPTLVSNSSISQPAATQSVTLTQLFPIFSTGQELARKAYLIPASLTALVAVLLFFLRIPELFNLVLGAYLAAIAYTYIYQLCGKHKPWWLLLGSALWTLLLAIPLVQLLAPFFYQGLAGWATGDQLLPTLARQTLGTGLLEELIKALPIFLVLFWGKFRFVSTHQTWGVREPLDGILIGTASAVGFTLIETLGLYVPSQIQSIAAISGGDMGQLAGLQLLIPRILGSVSGHLAYSGYLGYFIGLSVLKPKQRWQILAIGYGSAALLHGLWNTTGTFVASQVSLFAGLICLAAIGVLSYAFLAAAILKARALSPTRSQNFATRIKE
- the def gene encoding peptide deformylase → MSSSVLVEKKKLDHPPLNIHTLGDRVLRTNAKRISKVDESIRQLAKEMLQTMYSSDGIGLAAPQVAIGKQLVVIDCDPEEAANIPLILINPTIKSYGRELCTYQEGCLSVPGVYMDLQRPDVIQVSYKDEYGRPKTLQADGLLSRAIQHELDHLQGVMFVDRIENAIALNEELQKFGFSSQDVKPYS
- a CDS encoding GntR family transcriptional regulator, with translation MVKFQIQPESEIPASNQLFNQLRFAIASGQYPPGSQLPSTRALAMQTGLHRNTISKVYRQLEDTGLVEAQAGSGIYVRQQGKGLFTKYKSELLQTYPQAQSIVQNSVNQLIQEGCSLHEARELFLAEVDWRLRCSARVLVTAPTNDIGVGQLMMEELQAALHIPVQLVPLEELDDLLNHTRSATVVTSRYFFGDAENIAAPKSARVVPVEIYDYAPEVELVKGLPKGTYFGVVSLSHGILRAVEVIIHSLRGEDVLVMTAHRDDRYKLNAMVRTVQYVVSDVASYDAVKAALQEAREDIIRPPRLIQTQSYIDQSSINRLKRELGLD